TGCGTCAAAGATTAAAAATGAAAGATTTTAATAATGATATTTATTTTCATCATTTTATAAGAATTTTTCAATCTTCTACAGAAACATATTTAATATATAAAAATCAACCAGATGAAATTAACTCTGGAGAAAAAAGTCGTTTTATCCATCAAATGGAGATGAATTATAAAATATCAACAGAAAAAATAAACAATCCATTTATTTCTATCAACTTACTCAAAGTTCCCATTGTAATTGAAAAAACAAAATCTATCATTCATCGTTTGCATGAATTAATTGCTCAAGGGCTATCTCCTTCTTCTATTCATTTATATAATTACAATCCTCTTTTATTCTACTATAAAAAAATACTTCGTTTAGATGATCCAGAAGAAACTTCCTTTAAGAAGAAAGTAGGACAAGTCATTCACCAGATATTAAAAATTTTATATTCTCCTATAATAGAAAATTTTATAACTATTAATCGTATTCATGATATGAAAAAAATTTCTGAATCTATTGTTAAAAAAGTTCTTTTAGGAAAACAAAAAACTATTGAAGGAAAAAATATGTTGTTTTATTGTATAATAAAAACTTATATAGAAAATTTTATTTCATGGGATGAAAAATGCATTCAAAATGGACACAAAATTTTTGTGAAAGAAATAGAATGTAAAGTTTCTACAATATTAAATGTAGGATCAAAAAAAGTGAATTTACATGGAATCATAGATCGTATCGATGAATACGATGGGATACCTCGTATTCTTGATTACAAGATAGGATTTTCCAAAATTAAAGAAATGAATGTTTCTCTAAAAAATATCAAAAATATTTTTCAAGATCCAAATTATGCAAATACTATGCAATTACTTATTTATGTTTATTTGTGGTTTAAATCTCCTATCTTTTTTGAAAAAAAGTCACCCACCATAGTAGAAATTCTTTCTCCTGAAAAAAACGGAGAAATCTTGCCAATTCCTATAAATTTTTTTCATCAAAAAAAAAGAAATATTACGTATGAAGATTACAGAAAAAATTTTCTTCCATTTCTTATTAAAAGGATCTCAGAAATATTAGATCCAAAAATACCAATTATAGAAAAAATTTATTGATTTTGAATATATCTTTCTATATAATTGCCTACTTCTTCAGTAGTTGAAGAAAACTCTGATTCGATAATATCTGGGGTACAGACTTTCACTTCAATAGACTTTCTCACGGCTTTTTCTAAAAGATTTTTTTCTTTATGCATTCCAAAATATTCTAACATCATAGACCCTGAAAGAATACATCCCAAAGGATTCGCTATATTTTTTCCCTTCGCTTGTGGGTAAGATCCATGTATAGGTTCAAACATAGATTTATGATTTCCTATAGAAGCTGAAGGTAATAAACCTAAAGAACTTGTAATCACACTAGACTCATCTGAAAGAATATCTCCAAACATGTTATCTGTTAGAATAACATCAAATCTTTTGGGATTCATAATGATTTGCATAGCTGCATTATCTATGTACAAAAAATCCAGATTGACTCCTGGATAATCCAATGCTATTTCTTGAATGACTTCTCTCCATAATCTAGAAGTTTCTAATACATTTGCTTTATCCACCAGTGTTACTTTCTTTTTTCGGTAAAGAGCCGCTTTAAAAGCCATTTCTCCAATTCTTTCAATTTCTTTTTTGGAATAAAAACAATAATCATAAGCTTCTTCTCCATTTTTAGAACGACCTTTTTCTCCAAAATAAATTCCTCCTGTCAATTCACGGTATATTATAAAATCAACCCCATCCAATAATTCCTTTTTTATAGGTGATTTATTGACTTCTGAATAAACCATTATAGGACGAATATTGCAATATAAATTCATTCTTTTTCTTAATTTTAATAATCCATCCTCAGGTCTTTTTCC
This sequence is a window from Blattabacterium cuenoti. Protein-coding genes within it:
- the leuB gene encoding 3-isopropylmalate dehydrogenase; amino-acid sequence: MKKNISVIEGDGIGPEIMKQTIKVLNSIAKKYNHDFHYQKTLAGSMAIEKFGDPMPEETINTCLKSDAVLFGCIGDAKYDHNLRGKRPEDGLLKLRKRMNLYCNIRPIMVYSEVNKSPIKKELLDGVDFIIYRELTGGIYFGEKGRSKNGEEAYDYCFYSKKEIERIGEMAFKAALYRKKKVTLVDKANVLETSRLWREVIQEIALDYPGVNLDFLYIDNAAMQIIMNPKRFDVILTDNMFGDILSDESSVITSSLGLLPSASIGNHKSMFEPIHGSYPQAKGKNIANPLGCILSGSMMLEYFGMHKEKNLLEKAVRKSIEVKVCTPDIIESEFSSTTEEVGNYIERYIQNQ